The proteins below come from a single Clupea harengus chromosome 21, Ch_v2.0.2, whole genome shotgun sequence genomic window:
- the LOC105896560 gene encoding uncharacterized protein LOC105896560 isoform X2, producing MIHDEMNKTKDTNEQTLKKGRRQKLKVELNMNVSYDDRDRLANNMLGPEDDSHQQVEHEETNDTERECCGEDDEHEVEEIENGVVDDSYDDEEQKCEENEIMKASENPDTKSASKSTWSTSFYYRPEKEIHNFAGCKICIYESLDSYGSMIWPGSVALCTYLDSPAGRQQVNLLDKSAIEIGAGTGLLSIVATLLGAKVTATDLPEILGNLRCNLSRNTKWRCRHPAQVAALSWAHDLENTFPRSGPRYDYVLAADVVYHHSYLDELLVTMIHFCQPGTVMIWSNKIRFEADLGFIERFKEAFHTTLLAEEDEVRIYMATAREVQEDSGHMIQTEEQREEKDQTVKEEETVGPMEDVMTENKIGIIQEGKTLICSDEDVEGREKERNAEEKHEDKHVIENRERNGDVKINTDASNGLKEGEDDFKNEDEKYQQEIDELNPSVSYETHNTDGFIQNEMYEQSFTQNSNKAINDPSVTERDEAEISRASSQESQQGNNILVEIPQDEGHLDTKKTFRDTDNEHHKVVQEIKEEEWNNKHEMNKNKHICEQIIHRGLTQAPEKVEINTNVSHMYGDCVANDMLGLKQHSAPEVSNEHNDDLEGECCEEDDEGECCEEDDDLEGECCEEDDEGECCEEDEVDEGEQTASGDVGDSYGKAQQDGGKENVKTSENHVTKMTHKSTWSPSLYYRPEKEMHNFAGCEICIYESLDSYGSMIWPGSVALCTYLDTPAGRQQVNLLDKSAIEIGAGTGLLSIVATLLGAKVTATDLPEILGNLRCNLSRNTKWRCRHPAQVAALSWAHDLEHTFPRSGPRYDYVLAADVVYHHSYLDELLVTMIHFCQPGTVMIWSNKIRFETDLGFIERFKEAFHTTLLAEEDEVRIYMATAREVQEDSGQMMQTEKHWEEKDQTVKEEETVGPMEDIITENKIGIIQEGKTLICLDEDVEGREQERNAEEKHEDKHVIENRERIGNVKINTDASNGLKEGEDDFKNQEKEQTVKEEDNVCPTEDVMTENKIGIIQEGKKPRCIDEDVEGREQERNAEEKHDKDVNYEKSERIGNASDGQKEGKHYLENEYEEYEDKVDQNTHSGTLESNGLNSKSNQAHVQVLPHRPLDHSDPGREIHNFVGCEITVQRWHGGKCGPATVTLCKFLETNTQQVNFHGKSVLELGAGTGMVSIVASLLGAWVTATDLPEVLESLTENLDANTKGRSKYSPQVEVLPWGHNLARSFPVSIYHYDYILAADVVYSRHGNLNELLDTMCHFCQHGTTLIWANEFHHKSDLAFKAKLKKALHTKLLVEVGDVKIYIARGKVTGTPSSWTI from the exons ATGATCCACGATGAGATGAATAAAACCAAGGATACCAATGAACAGACACTTAAGAAAGGGCGGAGGCAGAAACTAAAGGTAGAATTAAACATGAATGTATCATATGATGATCGTGATCGTCTGGCAAATAACATGTTAGGACCAGAGGACGACTCACACCAACAGGTGGAACATGAAGAAACTaatgacacagagagggaatgTTGTGGAGAGGATGATGAACATGAGGTAGAGGAAATAGAAAATGGTGTTGTAGATGATAGCTATGATGACGAGGAACAGAAATGTGAAGAAAACGAAATAATGAAAGCCTCTG AGAATCCTGATACAAAGTCGGCTTCTAAGAGCACATGGTCAACAAGTTTCTACTACAGACCAGAAAAAGAAATTCACAACTTTGCTGGTTGTAAGATCTGCATTTATGAATCCTTGGATTCCTACGGTTCCATGATCTGGCCAGGG TCAGTTGCTCTGTGTACGTACCTGGACTCACCAGCAGGCCGACAGCAGGTTAATCTACTTGATAAATCAGCCATTGAGATTGGAGCAGGGACTGGCCTATTATCAATCGTGGCCACTCTCCTTG GTGCCAAGGTAACTGCTACTGACCTTCCAGAAATTCTGGGGAATCTGAGATGCAACCTGTCACGGAACACCAAGTGGCGCTGCAGACATCCAGCCCAAGTAGCAGCTCTCTCCTGGGCACATGACCTGGAAAACACCTTCCCCCGCTCTGGTCCCCGTTATGATTATGTGCTGGCAGCTGATGTGGTCTACCACCACAGCTACTTGGATGAGCTGTTGGTCACCATGATTCACTTCTGCCAACCAGGCACAGTCATGATTTGGTCCAACAAGATTCGTTTTGAAGCCGACTTAGGTTTTATAGAGCGCTTTAAGGAAGCCTTCCATACCACACTGCTGGCTGAAGAAGATGAAGTGAGAATATACATGGCCACTGCACGGGAGGTACAAGAAGATTCTGGACACATGATTCAGACTGAGGAGCAACGGGAGGAGAAAGACCAAACTGTAAAAGAGGAGGAAACCGTAGGTCCTATGGAGGACGTTATGACAGAGAACAAGATTGGGATAATTCAGGAAGGGAAAACACTGATATGTTCAGATGAAGATGTGGaaggtagagagaaggagagaaatgcaGAGGAGAAACACGAGGACAAGCATGTTATTGAGAATAGGGAGAGGAACGGAGatgtgaaaataaacacagacgCATCCAATGGCCTTAAAGAAGGGGAGGATGACTTCAAAAATGAAGATGAGAAATATCAGCAGGAAATTGATGAACTGAACCCGTCAGTATCATacgaaacacacaacactgatggcTTCATACAGAACGAAATGTATGAACAGTCATTCACACAGAATTCTAACAAAGCCATTAATGACCCatctgtgactgagagagacgaGGCAGAAATATCTAGGGCTTCATCTCAGGAGTCACAGCAGGGAAATAACATTCTGGTTGAAATTCCACAGGATGAAGGCCATCTGGACACTAAGAAAACCTTTAGAGACACAGACAATGAACATCACAAGGTAGTCCAAGAGATTAAAGAGGAGGAATGGAACAACAAACATGAgatgaataaaaacaaacatatctGTGAACAGATCATTCACAGAGGGTTAACACAGGCACCAGAGAAGGTcgaaataaacacaaatgtgtCCCACATGTATGGAGACTGTGTGGCAAATGACATGCTAGGATTAAAACAACATTCTGCACCAGAGGTGAGCAATGAACACAATGATGACCTGGAGGGAGAGTGTTGTGAAGAAG ATGATGAGGGGGAGTGTTGTGAAGAAGATGATGACCTGGAGGGAGAGTGTTGTGAAGAAGATGATGAGGGGGAGTGTTGTGAAGAAGATGAGGTAGATGAGGGAGAACAAACAGCAAGTGGTGATGTAGGTGATAGCTATGGCAAAGCTCAGCAagatggaggaaaagagaatgTGAAAACCTCTG AGAATCATGTCACAAAGATGACACATAAGAGCACATGGTCACCAAGTCTCTACTACAGACCAGAAAAAGAAATGCACAACTTTGCTGGTTGTGAGATCTGCATTTATGAATCCTTGGATTCCTACGGTTCCATGATCTGGCCAGGG TCAGTTGCTCTGTGTACGTACCTGGACACACCAGCAGGCCGACAGCAGGTTAATCTACTCGATAAATCAGCCATTGAGATTGGAGCAGGGACTGGCCTATTATCAATCGTGGCCACTCTCCTTG GTGCCAAGGTAACTGCTACTGACCTTCCAGAAATTCTGGGGAATCTGAGATGCAACCTGTCACGGAACACCAAGTGGCGCTGCAGACATCCAGCCCAAGTAGCAGCTCTCTCCTGGGCACATGACCTGGAACACACCTTCCCCCGCTCTGGTCCCCGTTATGATTATGTGCTGGCAGCTGATGTGGTCTACCACCACAGCTACTTGGATGAGCTGTTGGTCACCATGATTCACTTCTGCCAACCAGGCACAGTCATGATTTGGTCCAACAAGATTCGTTTTGAAACCGACTTAGGTTTTATAGAGCGCTTTAAGGAAGCCTTCCATACCACACTGCTGGCTGAAGAAGATGAAGTGAGAATATACATGGCCACTGCACGGGAGGTACAAGAAGATTCCGGACAAATGATGCAGACTGAGAAGCACTGGGAGGAGAAAGACCAAACTGTAAAAGAGGAGGAAACCGTAGGTCCTATGGAGGACATTATAACAGAGAACAAGATTGGGATAATTCAGGAAGGGAAAACATTGATATGTTTAGATGAAGATGTGGAAGgtagagagcaggagagaaatgCAGAGGAGAAACATGAGGACAAGCATGTTATTGAGAATAGGGAGAGGATAGGGaatgtgaaaataaacacagacgCATCCAATGGCCTTAAAGAAGGGGAGGATGACTTCAAAAATCAGGAGAAAGAGCAAACTGTAAAAGAGGAGGATAACGTATGTCCTACGGAGGACGTTATGACAGAGAACAAGATAGGAATAATTCAGGAAGGGAAAAAGCCTAGATGTATAGATGAAGATGTGGAAGgtagagagcaggagagaaatgCAGAAGAGAAACATGACAAGGATGTTAACTATGAGAAAAGCGAGAGGATAGGAAACGCATCTGATGGTCAAAAAGAAGGGAAGCATTACttggaaaatgaatatgaggAATATGAAGACAAAGTGGatcaaaacacacattctgGAACACTTGAAAGCAATGGATTAAACT CTAAGAGCAATCAGGCACATGTTCAAGTGCTACCTCACAGGCCCCTTGACCACTCAGACCCTGGAAGAGAAATCCATAATTTTGTTGGATGTGAAATAACTGTACAAAGGTGGCACGGAGGAAAATGTGGGCCTGCG ACAGTGACTCTCTGTAAATTCTTAGAGACTAACACTCAGCAAGTCAATTTCCATGGCAAATCAGTGTTGGAACTGGGAGCTGGTACTGGCATGGTGTCTATTGTTGCCAGTCTTCTTG GTGCCTGGGTGACGGCGACTGACCTGCCGGAGGTGTTGGAGAGCCTGACTGAGAACCTGGATGCAAACACCAAAGGGCGCTCAAAATACTCACCACAAGTAGAAGTGTTACCATGGGGACATAACCTTGCTCGGTCATTCCCAGTGTCCATATACCACTATGACTACATCCTTGCAGCAGACGTAGTCTACAGTCGTCACGGCAACCTGAATGAGCTTCTGGACACCATGTGTCACTTCTGTCAGCATGGAACCACCCTAATTTGGGCAAACGAGTTTCACCACAAGTCAGACCTGGCCTTCAAAGCCAAACTCAAGAAGGCTCTTCACACCAAGCTGCTTGTGGAGGTAGGAGATGTGAAGATCTACATAGCCAGGGGGAAGGTTACAGGGACACCCTCCTCCTGGACCATCTGA
- the LOC105896560 gene encoding uncharacterized protein LOC105896560 isoform X3, with product MIHDEMNKTKDTNEQTLKKGRRQKLKVELNMNVSYDDRDRLANNMLGPEDDSHQQVEHEETNDTERECCGEDDEHEVEEIENGVVDDSYDDEEQKCEENEIMKASENPDTKSASKSTWSTSFYYRPEKEIHNFAGCKICIYESLDSYGSMIWPGSVALCTYLDSPAGRQQVNLLDKSAIEIGAGTGLLSIVATLLGAKVTATDLPEILGNLRCNLSRNTKWRCRHPAQVAALSWAHDLENTFPRSGPRYDYVLAADVVYHHSYLDELLVTMIHFCQPGTVMIWSNKIRFEADLGFIERFKEAFHTTLLAEEDEVRIYMATAREVQEDSGHMIQTEEQREEKDQTVKEEETVGPMEDVMTENKIGIIQEGKTLICSDEDVEGREKERNAEEKHEDKHVIENRERNGDVKINTDASNGLKEGEDDFKNEDEKYQQEIDELNPSVSYETHNTDGFIQNEMYEQSFTQNSNKAINDPSVTERDEAEISRASSQESQQGNNILVEIPQDEGHLDTKKTFRDTDNEHHKVVQEIKEEEWNNKHEMNKNKHICEQIIHRGLTQAPEKVEINTNVSHMYGDCVANDMLGLKQHSAPEVSNEHNDDLEGECCEEDEVDEGEQTASGDVGDSYGKAQQDGGKENVKTSENHVTKMTHKSTWSPSLYYRPEKEMHNFAGCEICIYESLDSYGSMIWPGSVALCTYLDTPAGRQQVNLLDKSAIEIGAGTGLLSIVATLLGAKVTATDLPEILGNLRCNLSRNTKWRCRHPAQVAALSWAHDLEHTFPRSGPRYDYVLAADVVYHHSYLDELLVTMIHFCQPGTVMIWSNKIRFETDLGFIERFKEAFHTTLLAEEDEVRIYMATAREVQEDSGQMMQTEKHWEEKDQTVKEEETVGPMEDIITENKIGIIQEGKTLICLDEDVEGREQERNAEEKHEDKHVIENRERIGNVKINTDASNGLKEGEDDFKNQEKEQTVKEEDNVCPTEDVMTENKIGIIQEGKKPRCIDEDVEGREQERNAEEKHDKDVNYEKSERIGNASDGQKEGKHYLENEYEEYEDKVDQNTHSGTLESNGLNSKSNQAHVQVLPHRPLDHSDPGREIHNFVGCEITVQRWHGGKCGPATVTLCKFLETNTQQVNFHGKSVLELGAGTGMVSIVASLLGAWVTATDLPEVLESLTENLDANTKGRSKYSPQVEVLPWGHNLARSFPVSIYHYDYILAADVVYSRHGNLNELLDTMCHFCQHGTTLIWANEFHHKSDLAFKAKLKKALHTKLLVEVGDVKIYIARGKVTGTPSSWTI from the exons ATGATCCACGATGAGATGAATAAAACCAAGGATACCAATGAACAGACACTTAAGAAAGGGCGGAGGCAGAAACTAAAGGTAGAATTAAACATGAATGTATCATATGATGATCGTGATCGTCTGGCAAATAACATGTTAGGACCAGAGGACGACTCACACCAACAGGTGGAACATGAAGAAACTaatgacacagagagggaatgTTGTGGAGAGGATGATGAACATGAGGTAGAGGAAATAGAAAATGGTGTTGTAGATGATAGCTATGATGACGAGGAACAGAAATGTGAAGAAAACGAAATAATGAAAGCCTCTG AGAATCCTGATACAAAGTCGGCTTCTAAGAGCACATGGTCAACAAGTTTCTACTACAGACCAGAAAAAGAAATTCACAACTTTGCTGGTTGTAAGATCTGCATTTATGAATCCTTGGATTCCTACGGTTCCATGATCTGGCCAGGG TCAGTTGCTCTGTGTACGTACCTGGACTCACCAGCAGGCCGACAGCAGGTTAATCTACTTGATAAATCAGCCATTGAGATTGGAGCAGGGACTGGCCTATTATCAATCGTGGCCACTCTCCTTG GTGCCAAGGTAACTGCTACTGACCTTCCAGAAATTCTGGGGAATCTGAGATGCAACCTGTCACGGAACACCAAGTGGCGCTGCAGACATCCAGCCCAAGTAGCAGCTCTCTCCTGGGCACATGACCTGGAAAACACCTTCCCCCGCTCTGGTCCCCGTTATGATTATGTGCTGGCAGCTGATGTGGTCTACCACCACAGCTACTTGGATGAGCTGTTGGTCACCATGATTCACTTCTGCCAACCAGGCACAGTCATGATTTGGTCCAACAAGATTCGTTTTGAAGCCGACTTAGGTTTTATAGAGCGCTTTAAGGAAGCCTTCCATACCACACTGCTGGCTGAAGAAGATGAAGTGAGAATATACATGGCCACTGCACGGGAGGTACAAGAAGATTCTGGACACATGATTCAGACTGAGGAGCAACGGGAGGAGAAAGACCAAACTGTAAAAGAGGAGGAAACCGTAGGTCCTATGGAGGACGTTATGACAGAGAACAAGATTGGGATAATTCAGGAAGGGAAAACACTGATATGTTCAGATGAAGATGTGGaaggtagagagaaggagagaaatgcaGAGGAGAAACACGAGGACAAGCATGTTATTGAGAATAGGGAGAGGAACGGAGatgtgaaaataaacacagacgCATCCAATGGCCTTAAAGAAGGGGAGGATGACTTCAAAAATGAAGATGAGAAATATCAGCAGGAAATTGATGAACTGAACCCGTCAGTATCATacgaaacacacaacactgatggcTTCATACAGAACGAAATGTATGAACAGTCATTCACACAGAATTCTAACAAAGCCATTAATGACCCatctgtgactgagagagacgaGGCAGAAATATCTAGGGCTTCATCTCAGGAGTCACAGCAGGGAAATAACATTCTGGTTGAAATTCCACAGGATGAAGGCCATCTGGACACTAAGAAAACCTTTAGAGACACAGACAATGAACATCACAAGGTAGTCCAAGAGATTAAAGAGGAGGAATGGAACAACAAACATGAgatgaataaaaacaaacatatctGTGAACAGATCATTCACAGAGGGTTAACACAGGCACCAGAGAAGGTcgaaataaacacaaatgtgtCCCACATGTATGGAGACTGTGTGGCAAATGACATGCTAGGATTAAAACAACATTCTGCACCAGAGGTGAGCAATGAACACAATGATGACCTGGAGGGAGAGTGTTGTGAAGAAG ATGAGGTAGATGAGGGAGAACAAACAGCAAGTGGTGATGTAGGTGATAGCTATGGCAAAGCTCAGCAagatggaggaaaagagaatgTGAAAACCTCTG AGAATCATGTCACAAAGATGACACATAAGAGCACATGGTCACCAAGTCTCTACTACAGACCAGAAAAAGAAATGCACAACTTTGCTGGTTGTGAGATCTGCATTTATGAATCCTTGGATTCCTACGGTTCCATGATCTGGCCAGGG TCAGTTGCTCTGTGTACGTACCTGGACACACCAGCAGGCCGACAGCAGGTTAATCTACTCGATAAATCAGCCATTGAGATTGGAGCAGGGACTGGCCTATTATCAATCGTGGCCACTCTCCTTG GTGCCAAGGTAACTGCTACTGACCTTCCAGAAATTCTGGGGAATCTGAGATGCAACCTGTCACGGAACACCAAGTGGCGCTGCAGACATCCAGCCCAAGTAGCAGCTCTCTCCTGGGCACATGACCTGGAACACACCTTCCCCCGCTCTGGTCCCCGTTATGATTATGTGCTGGCAGCTGATGTGGTCTACCACCACAGCTACTTGGATGAGCTGTTGGTCACCATGATTCACTTCTGCCAACCAGGCACAGTCATGATTTGGTCCAACAAGATTCGTTTTGAAACCGACTTAGGTTTTATAGAGCGCTTTAAGGAAGCCTTCCATACCACACTGCTGGCTGAAGAAGATGAAGTGAGAATATACATGGCCACTGCACGGGAGGTACAAGAAGATTCCGGACAAATGATGCAGACTGAGAAGCACTGGGAGGAGAAAGACCAAACTGTAAAAGAGGAGGAAACCGTAGGTCCTATGGAGGACATTATAACAGAGAACAAGATTGGGATAATTCAGGAAGGGAAAACATTGATATGTTTAGATGAAGATGTGGAAGgtagagagcaggagagaaatgCAGAGGAGAAACATGAGGACAAGCATGTTATTGAGAATAGGGAGAGGATAGGGaatgtgaaaataaacacagacgCATCCAATGGCCTTAAAGAAGGGGAGGATGACTTCAAAAATCAGGAGAAAGAGCAAACTGTAAAAGAGGAGGATAACGTATGTCCTACGGAGGACGTTATGACAGAGAACAAGATAGGAATAATTCAGGAAGGGAAAAAGCCTAGATGTATAGATGAAGATGTGGAAGgtagagagcaggagagaaatgCAGAAGAGAAACATGACAAGGATGTTAACTATGAGAAAAGCGAGAGGATAGGAAACGCATCTGATGGTCAAAAAGAAGGGAAGCATTACttggaaaatgaatatgaggAATATGAAGACAAAGTGGatcaaaacacacattctgGAACACTTGAAAGCAATGGATTAAACT CTAAGAGCAATCAGGCACATGTTCAAGTGCTACCTCACAGGCCCCTTGACCACTCAGACCCTGGAAGAGAAATCCATAATTTTGTTGGATGTGAAATAACTGTACAAAGGTGGCACGGAGGAAAATGTGGGCCTGCG ACAGTGACTCTCTGTAAATTCTTAGAGACTAACACTCAGCAAGTCAATTTCCATGGCAAATCAGTGTTGGAACTGGGAGCTGGTACTGGCATGGTGTCTATTGTTGCCAGTCTTCTTG GTGCCTGGGTGACGGCGACTGACCTGCCGGAGGTGTTGGAGAGCCTGACTGAGAACCTGGATGCAAACACCAAAGGGCGCTCAAAATACTCACCACAAGTAGAAGTGTTACCATGGGGACATAACCTTGCTCGGTCATTCCCAGTGTCCATATACCACTATGACTACATCCTTGCAGCAGACGTAGTCTACAGTCGTCACGGCAACCTGAATGAGCTTCTGGACACCATGTGTCACTTCTGTCAGCATGGAACCACCCTAATTTGGGCAAACGAGTTTCACCACAAGTCAGACCTGGCCTTCAAAGCCAAACTCAAGAAGGCTCTTCACACCAAGCTGCTTGTGGAGGTAGGAGATGTGAAGATCTACATAGCCAGGGGGAAGGTTACAGGGACACCCTCCTCCTGGACCATCTGA